Proteins encoded by one window of Flavobacterium sp. N502540:
- a CDS encoding ABC transporter ATP-binding protein: MGRKILEIQDLTREFTMGAEIVRALKGISFDVIEGEFLTIMGSSGSGKTTLLNILGCLDKPTDGNYLLDQVNVKSLSKNELAALRNTKIGFIFQSYNLLARTSAIENVELPLLYNSKVSTKERREKAIHALEAVKLADRLDHFPNQLSGGQQQRVAIARALVNDPVMILADEATGNLDTRTSYEIMALVQELNTQGKTIIFVTHEPDIAAFSNRTVMLRDGRIMKDFTNPNIKSAKQMLADFHVDEDYKYENS, translated from the coding sequence ATGGGAAGAAAAATTCTTGAAATACAAGACTTAACAAGAGAGTTCACGATGGGGGCTGAGATTGTCAGAGCGCTAAAGGGAATTTCTTTTGATGTAATAGAAGGAGAGTTTCTAACCATTATGGGAAGCAGCGGTTCCGGAAAAACAACCTTACTGAACATTTTAGGCTGTTTGGATAAACCAACTGACGGCAATTATTTATTAGATCAGGTGAATGTTAAATCACTGTCTAAGAATGAATTGGCAGCATTGCGAAACACCAAAATTGGGTTTATCTTTCAATCGTATAACTTATTAGCGCGAACATCCGCAATAGAAAATGTCGAACTTCCATTATTGTACAATTCTAAAGTATCTACAAAAGAGAGAAGAGAAAAAGCAATTCATGCCTTAGAAGCTGTAAAACTGGCAGATCGTCTGGACCATTTTCCCAATCAGCTTTCCGGTGGGCAGCAGCAAAGAGTGGCGATCGCCAGAGCACTGGTGAATGATCCCGTTATGATTCTTGCCGATGAAGCAACAGGAAATTTAGATACAAGAACCTCGTATGAAATCATGGCTTTAGTTCAGGAATTGAATACACAAGGAAAAACAATAATATTTGTAACTCATGAACCCGATATAGCTGCCTTTAGCAACAGAACCGTGATGCTTCGGGACGGAAGAATCATGAAAGATTTTACTAATCCAAACATAAAATCGGCCAAACAAATGCTGGCAGATTTTCATGTAGACGAAGATTATAAATATGAAAATAGCTAA
- a CDS encoding ExbD/TolR family protein: MQNLPKKVRSKKLNARVDLTAMVSVSFLLIIFFMVTIELAKPKVIVYDTGADRGCCDCPPPHHEENRSMTILLGKNNKIITYTGLPYIPIDAPKATKYGKNGIRKVLFERNKKVLEYSAALGKPGRGITVIIKPSQKSNYGNLVDIIDEMKIIGITSYSIVDDYTPEEEEKLLASK, translated from the coding sequence ATGCAAAATCTTCCCAAAAAAGTAAGAAGTAAAAAGTTAAATGCAAGAGTTGATTTAACTGCAATGGTGAGTGTTTCATTTTTGCTGATTATATTTTTTATGGTAACCATCGAATTGGCGAAACCAAAAGTTATAGTATATGATACTGGTGCAGACAGAGGTTGTTGTGATTGCCCTCCTCCTCATCATGAAGAGAATAGATCCATGACCATACTGTTAGGAAAAAACAACAAAATCATTACTTACACGGGCTTGCCATACATTCCTATTGACGCTCCCAAAGCAACAAAATATGGGAAAAATGGAATTAGAAAAGTGCTGTTTGAAAGAAATAAAAAAGTTTTAGAATATTCAGCTGCATTAGGAAAACCCGGAAGAGGAATTACAGTAATTATTAAGCCCAGCCAAAAATCCAATTATGGCAATTTGGTTGATATAATAGACGAAATGAAAATTATAGGTATAACTTCCTATTCTATTGTTGATGATTATACTCCAGAAGAAGAAGAAAAATTATTAGCTTCAAAATAA
- a CDS encoding T9SS type A sorting domain-containing protein, giving the protein MKIPPMKKLYFLVLALCFFNALKAQNVNIPDKRFKDMLLRTPGIINNIGVFKDLEGKPLKIDANNDGEIQESEALQVSYIDVHGDGANGFILSLDGISKFTNLRTLICDKHKISSLNIAPLTKLETLICNNNRINALFTGNQTELLSLNCSYNSINGLDLTSSTKLKEVNCGKNPLYAVDISGLTNLKTLACDETKLSSLNLNGLVSLTSVNCEENLLTSLDVSNLVNLEALDCSYNKLETIKFGNLPKLKTLYCYVNQLTSFQSTGLENLESLSLNYNKINSLDLSKLSKLEFLGAAGNQLTALKLTDLPKFASLQAENNLLQEVDITNCPNLVVLVLYNNKLISVDISQFKKLTSLSLDTNPDLVSLSLKNGSPDKQLYADITKCPNLRYICTDDFKLKTIQDLVNKLGYTNCNVNSYCSFVPGGDFYTVSGTSKYDENANACGTGGIIFPDLKFSVKSSTTNGELISNNLGSYSIAVGAGNYTITPQLENPDYYKVAPTSINTLFSKEASSSVVQNFCITANGSHPDLEIALIPVEAARPGFKAKYKLVYHNKGTMTQSGLIKLTFDDAVLECLSSNPSFNTKSVNNLEWSFVDLKPFESREIAFTLITNRPTDVPSVNNGDILKFVASIDSEKIDKTPLDNIFYLNQTVLGSLDPNDKTCLEGSVITPSLIGEYVHYLIRFENTGTFAAENIVVKDIIDLTKFDISTLVPTNSSHPFVTKISEGNKVEFIFEGIHLPFDDANNDGYVAFKIKTKPTLKVGDTFENDANIYFDYNFPILTNKATSTFKNITLGKEDFDFSTYFTVSPNPASDVLNINTKQDIEIQSLAVYDILGQLVIAVPNAKSVSTVDVSRLTTGSYFIKVKSNKGSSGVKFIKK; this is encoded by the coding sequence ATGAAAATACCACCTATGAAGAAACTCTACTTTTTAGTTCTTGCTTTATGTTTTTTTAATGCTTTGAAAGCGCAAAATGTGAATATTCCGGACAAACGTTTCAAGGATATGCTCCTTAGAACTCCGGGTATAATTAACAACATTGGAGTTTTTAAAGATTTAGAGGGAAAGCCATTAAAAATTGATGCGAATAATGATGGCGAAATACAGGAGAGCGAAGCTTTGCAGGTGAGCTACATAGATGTTCACGGTGATGGTGCCAATGGATTTATTCTATCATTAGACGGAATTTCTAAATTTACTAATCTTAGAACATTAATCTGCGACAAACACAAAATTTCGAGTTTGAATATTGCCCCTTTAACAAAACTCGAAACTCTAATTTGTAATAATAATAGAATCAATGCTTTGTTTACAGGGAATCAGACTGAACTTCTTAGCTTAAATTGTTCCTATAATTCTATAAATGGTTTGGATTTAACCTCTTCAACTAAACTTAAAGAGGTTAATTGTGGAAAAAATCCGCTTTATGCAGTGGATATAAGCGGATTGACTAATCTTAAAACCTTGGCCTGTGATGAAACGAAACTTAGCTCTTTAAACCTTAACGGTTTAGTAAGTCTTACCTCTGTAAATTGTGAAGAAAACCTTCTGACATCTTTAGACGTGAGTAATCTGGTAAATCTGGAAGCGCTTGATTGTTCCTATAATAAATTAGAAACAATAAAATTTGGAAATTTACCTAAGCTAAAAACTTTATATTGTTATGTCAATCAATTGACTTCATTTCAATCTACCGGATTAGAGAATCTGGAATCATTAAGCTTAAATTATAATAAAATCAATTCGTTAGATTTGAGTAAATTATCAAAACTCGAATTTTTAGGCGCAGCAGGCAATCAGTTAACTGCGTTAAAGTTAACAGATTTGCCAAAATTTGCTTCGCTTCAGGCTGAGAATAATCTACTTCAGGAAGTGGATATAACAAATTGCCCAAATCTTGTCGTTTTGGTTTTGTATAATAATAAATTGATTTCGGTAGATATCAGTCAATTTAAGAAACTGACAAGCTTGAGTCTTGATACAAATCCCGATTTAGTGAGTTTATCTCTGAAAAACGGATCTCCTGATAAACAGCTGTATGCAGATATCACCAAATGCCCAAATCTGAGATACATCTGTACCGATGATTTTAAACTAAAAACAATTCAGGACTTAGTAAATAAGCTTGGATATACAAATTGTAATGTGAACAGTTATTGTTCTTTTGTTCCGGGAGGTGATTTTTATACCGTAAGCGGAACAAGTAAGTATGATGAAAATGCTAATGCCTGCGGTACAGGAGGTATTATTTTTCCGGATTTAAAATTTTCCGTAAAAAGCAGTACGACTAACGGAGAGTTGATTTCTAATAATTTAGGTTCTTATTCTATAGCTGTAGGAGCAGGGAATTACACAATTACACCACAGCTGGAAAATCCGGATTATTATAAGGTAGCCCCAACAAGTATTAATACCCTTTTTTCGAAAGAAGCAAGTAGTTCTGTTGTTCAAAATTTTTGCATTACCGCAAATGGTTCTCATCCTGATTTAGAGATCGCTCTTATTCCTGTAGAGGCTGCAAGACCTGGATTTAAGGCAAAATATAAATTAGTGTACCACAATAAGGGAACAATGACACAGTCGGGCTTGATTAAATTGACTTTTGATGACGCAGTTTTAGAATGTCTTTCTTCAAATCCTTCTTTTAACACCAAATCTGTAAATAATTTAGAATGGAGTTTTGTCGATTTAAAACCATTTGAAAGCAGAGAAATTGCATTTACTTTGATTACTAACAGGCCGACAGATGTTCCTTCTGTAAACAATGGCGATATTTTAAAGTTTGTTGCATCAATTGATTCCGAAAAAATAGATAAAACACCGTTAGATAATATCTTTTATTTAAATCAAACGGTATTGGGGTCGCTTGATCCAAATGACAAAACTTGTTTAGAAGGTTCCGTCATCACTCCAAGTTTAATAGGAGAGTATGTGCATTATCTGATTCGTTTCGAAAATACCGGAACATTTGCTGCAGAAAATATTGTAGTAAAAGACATAATCGATTTGACAAAATTTGATATTTCGACTTTAGTACCAACAAATTCAAGTCATCCTTTTGTAACTAAAATTTCGGAAGGAAATAAAGTAGAATTTATTTTCGAGGGTATCCATCTTCCCTTTGATGATGCCAATAATGATGGTTATGTAGCGTTTAAAATCAAAACAAAACCAACTTTAAAAGTAGGGGATACATTTGAAAACGACGCTAATATTTATTTTGATTATAATTTTCCAATTTTAACCAATAAAGCAACTTCTACCTTTAAAAACATAACATTAGGAAAAGAAGATTTTGATTTTTCAACTTATTTTACGGTGTCTCCAAATCCTGCGAGTGATGTTTTAAATATTAATACTAAACAGGATATAGAAATACAGTCATTAGCTGTTTACGATATTTTAGGACAGTTGGTAATAGCGGTTCCAAATGCAAAATCAGTTTCTACAGTTGATGTTTCAAGGCTTACAACGGGGAGTTATTTTATAAAAGTGAAATCAAACAAAGGCAGTTCCGGAGTGAAATTTATTAAAAAATAA
- a CDS encoding MgtC/SapB family protein — MSTTEFITRLVIALFAGLIIGFERQWHHKETGLKTNMLVATGAATFVLLSIKVAATAPNIDVTRITAQVVMGVGFLGAGVIFREGPNVHGLNSAATIWCSAAIGCIAASGYFIEALICTFLVTFVNTVLEPIERWLRNRK; from the coding sequence TTGAGTACAACAGAATTTATAACCCGACTTGTAATTGCACTGTTTGCCGGACTAATTATTGGTTTCGAAAGACAGTGGCACCATAAAGAAACCGGTTTAAAAACCAATATGCTGGTAGCAACAGGAGCAGCAACATTTGTTTTATTATCGATTAAAGTGGCGGCAACGGCACCCAATATTGATGTAACCCGTATTACAGCTCAGGTCGTTATGGGAGTTGGTTTTTTAGGCGCCGGAGTTATATTTAGAGAAGGACCCAATGTACACGGTTTGAATTCAGCCGCTACCATATGGTGTAGTGCTGCTATTGGCTGTATTGCTGCATCAGGCTATTTTATCGAAGCCTTGATCTGTACATTCCTCGTTACATTTGTCAACACAGTTCTCGAACCAATCGAAAGATGGCTTCGAAATCGAAAATAA
- the rpsA gene encoding 30S ribosomal protein S1 — MSEQLKSQEEFLANFNWHNFQEGIDAVDEKNLLEFEELVSKTFIATDQEEVVEGVVVRITDRDVIVDINAKSEGVISLNEFRYNPNLKVGDKVEVLIDIREDKTGQLVLSHRKARTIKSWDRVIAANETGEIVNGFVKCRTKGGMIVDVFGIEAFLPGSQIDVKPIRDYDVYVNKMMEFKVVKINHEFKNVVVSHKALIEADIEVQKKEIIGQLQKGQVLEGVVKNITSYGVFIDLGGVDGLIHITDLSWSRINHPSEVLELDQKLNVVILDFDDEKTRIQLGLKQLNAHPWDALDANLTIGDKVKGKVVVIADYGAFIEVAEGVEGLIHVSEMSWSTHLRSAQDFVKVGDVVEAVILTLDRDDRKMSLGIKQLTQDPWTDITSKYPVGSKHTGIVRNFTNFGIFVELEEGIDGLIYISDLSWTKKIKHPSEFVNVGEKLDVVVLELDVEGRKLSLGHKQTTANPWDQYEDSFAVGTIHNGEISEIVDKGATVEFGDDIVAFIPTRHLEKEDGKKLKKGDTADFKVIEFNKEFKRVVASHTAIFREEEEKNVKAATENTSSASTTNAPAATLGDNNDVLAALKAKMEKTEKK; from the coding sequence ATGTCTGAACAATTAAAATCACAAGAAGAGTTTTTAGCAAATTTTAACTGGCATAACTTCCAAGAAGGAATTGATGCAGTTGATGAGAAAAACTTATTAGAATTCGAAGAACTAGTTTCAAAAACTTTCATCGCTACAGATCAGGAAGAAGTAGTAGAAGGTGTAGTTGTTAGAATTACAGATAGAGACGTTATCGTTGATATCAACGCAAAATCGGAAGGTGTTATTTCTTTAAACGAATTCCGTTACAACCCAAACTTAAAAGTAGGTGACAAAGTAGAAGTATTAATCGACATCCGTGAGGACAAAACAGGTCAATTAGTATTATCTCACAGAAAAGCTCGTACTATTAAATCATGGGATAGAGTTATTGCTGCAAACGAAACAGGTGAAATCGTTAATGGTTTTGTAAAATGCAGAACTAAAGGTGGTATGATCGTTGACGTTTTTGGTATTGAAGCTTTCTTACCTGGATCTCAAATTGACGTTAAGCCAATTAGAGACTACGATGTATATGTAAACAAAATGATGGAATTCAAAGTGGTAAAAATTAACCACGAATTCAAAAACGTTGTTGTATCTCATAAAGCACTTATCGAGGCTGATATCGAAGTACAGAAAAAAGAAATCATCGGTCAATTACAAAAAGGACAAGTATTAGAAGGTGTTGTTAAAAACATTACTTCTTATGGTGTGTTCATTGACTTAGGTGGTGTTGACGGATTAATTCACATTACTGACCTTTCTTGGAGCAGAATCAACCACCCAAGTGAAGTTCTTGAATTAGACCAAAAATTAAACGTTGTAATCCTTGATTTCGATGATGAGAAAACAAGAATTCAATTAGGATTGAAACAATTAAACGCTCACCCATGGGATGCTTTAGATGCTAACTTAACAATTGGTGATAAAGTAAAAGGTAAAGTAGTTGTAATCGCTGATTACGGTGCTTTCATCGAAGTTGCTGAAGGTGTTGAAGGTTTAATCCACGTTTCTGAAATGTCATGGTCTACTCACTTACGTTCTGCTCAGGACTTCGTGAAAGTTGGAGATGTTGTTGAAGCAGTTATCTTAACTTTAGACAGAGACGATCGTAAGATGTCATTAGGTATCAAACAATTGACTCAAGATCCATGGACTGACATTACTTCTAAATACCCAGTAGGTTCTAAACATACAGGTATCGTTAGAAACTTTACAAACTTTGGTATTTTCGTAGAATTAGAAGAAGGAATTGATGGATTAATCTACATTTCTGACCTTTCTTGGACTAAGAAAATCAAACACCCATCTGAATTTGTAAATGTTGGTGAGAAACTTGATGTTGTAGTATTAGAATTAGATGTTGAAGGACGTAAATTATCTTTAGGTCACAAACAAACTACTGCTAATCCTTGGGATCAATACGAAGATTCTTTCGCTGTAGGAACTATCCACAATGGTGAAATTTCTGAAATCGTTGACAAAGGAGCTACTGTAGAATTCGGAGATGATATCGTTGCTTTCATTCCAACTCGTCACCTTGAAAAAGAAGACGGAAAGAAATTGAAAAAAGGTGATACTGCTGATTTCAAAGTAATCGAATTCAACAAAGAATTCAAAAGAGTAGTTGCTTCTCACACTGCTATCTTCCGTGAAGAAGAAGAGAAAAACGTGAAAGCTGCAACTGAAAATACTTCATCTGCATCTACTACAAATGCACCAGCTGCAACTTTAGGAGATAACAATGATGTATTAGCTGCATTAAAAGCTAAAATGGAAAAAACGGAGAAAAAATAA
- a CDS encoding efflux RND transporter periplasmic adaptor subunit produces the protein MRKSKLIIISIIGALLIGCIGYFVFHKEGNNVELITEKPHYGDIATSVTATGKIQPVDTVAVGTQVSGTIQKVFVDFNSVVKKGQLLAQIDQSLLLAQVQQITANLQVAKNNLSYQQSNFNRQNELYKAGGISRADFETAKNLYEVAKDNVNSVAAQLRSVQKSLSFTNIFSPIDGTVLSRKVSEGQTVAASLNTPTLFSIAKDLTKMQVQASVDEADVGNVKVGEKATFTVDAFPDDVFIGTVIEVRLQPTISSNVVTYTTIINAPNDNLKLKPGMTANIIIYTNEVKNTLLISAKAIAFQPDSTLGKQFKIRNILQGKHKGGKGYRNKEGGNTNSNLKVPDSIDHKKAIVWQRVGDSIAPKHIKIGLDDDINIQVIKGLSAQDEIITGVNVSKQSKSSKASDSSPFIPKRGGGGKR, from the coding sequence ATGAGAAAAAGTAAATTAATCATCATAAGCATCATTGGAGCATTACTGATAGGATGTATAGGATACTTTGTTTTTCATAAAGAAGGAAATAATGTCGAGTTAATTACCGAAAAACCTCATTATGGAGATATTGCCACCAGTGTAACGGCAACCGGAAAAATTCAACCCGTAGATACTGTTGCAGTAGGAACTCAGGTTTCGGGTACCATACAAAAAGTGTTTGTCGATTTTAATTCCGTAGTAAAAAAAGGACAGTTGTTGGCACAGATTGATCAGTCATTGCTTCTTGCGCAGGTACAGCAAATTACAGCTAATTTACAGGTAGCAAAGAATAATTTGAGTTACCAGCAATCTAATTTTAACAGACAAAATGAATTATACAAAGCGGGAGGTATTAGCAGGGCCGATTTTGAAACCGCAAAAAACCTCTATGAAGTAGCAAAAGACAATGTCAATAGCGTTGCTGCTCAGCTAAGATCGGTACAAAAAAGCCTTTCTTTTACAAATATTTTCTCGCCTATAGACGGAACAGTTTTATCACGAAAAGTAAGCGAAGGACAAACGGTAGCAGCCAGTTTAAACACGCCAACATTGTTTAGTATTGCCAAAGACCTTACCAAAATGCAGGTTCAGGCCTCTGTTGATGAAGCCGATGTTGGAAACGTAAAAGTTGGTGAAAAAGCAACATTTACGGTAGATGCTTTTCCTGACGATGTGTTTATAGGAACCGTAATCGAAGTGCGTTTACAGCCTACTATTTCTTCCAATGTCGTGACCTATACTACAATAATCAACGCACCCAATGACAACTTAAAGCTAAAACCCGGAATGACCGCTAACATTATTATCTATACCAACGAAGTAAAGAATACTTTGCTTATTTCGGCAAAGGCAATTGCTTTTCAACCAGATTCTACTTTAGGAAAACAGTTTAAGATTAGAAATATTTTACAGGGGAAACACAAAGGAGGTAAAGGGTATCGCAATAAAGAAGGAGGAAATACAAATTCTAACCTTAAAGTTCCCGACAGTATCGATCATAAAAAAGCAATCGTATGGCAAAGAGTAGGAGATTCGATTGCACCAAAACACATAAAAATTGGGCTGGACGACGATATAAACATACAGGTAATTAAAGGACTATCGGCACAAGATGAAATTATTACAGGAGTTAATGTGTCAAAACAATCTAAAAGTTCTAAAGCGTCAGATTCCAGTCCGTTTATACCAAAACGTGGCGGAGGCGGAAAAAGATAA
- a CDS encoding ABC transporter permease translates to MKIANLFLIALKALRRNKLRALLTMLGIIIGVASVIAMVAIGQGSKKSIQDQLSSMGSNMITIRPNSNVSAGARLDISSVQTLTLSDVEALKKESKHLNAISPAVSSKGQAINGALNWPTSMQGVSVDYLKIRDWPLKEGIAFRESDIHTANKVCLIGQTVADNIFPYGVNPIGQIIRFNKIPFRIIGLLESKGENAFGQDQDDVIIAPFTTVQKRITNSIYLQNIYASTADESQTQLATDEIEQIMRTAHRLKAKDEDDFSVRTQAELINTFSSTSQLLTVLLTAISGISLLIGGIGIMNIMYVSVTERTKEIGLRMSIGANGKDILLQFLVEAILISLTGGLIGIVVGIVASELIQFFLHWPTLISESSVILSFLVCAVTGIFFGYYPALKASRLDPIEALHFE, encoded by the coding sequence ATGAAAATAGCTAATCTTTTTCTGATCGCCCTAAAAGCACTGCGTCGTAATAAACTTAGAGCACTACTAACCATGCTTGGAATTATTATCGGAGTGGCTTCCGTAATTGCAATGGTAGCCATTGGACAAGGATCCAAAAAAAGCATACAGGATCAATTGTCCAGTATGGGATCAAACATGATTACAATTCGCCCCAACAGTAATGTGAGTGCAGGAGCCCGTTTAGACATATCCAGTGTGCAAACCCTTACACTAAGCGATGTAGAAGCGCTTAAAAAAGAATCCAAACATCTCAATGCGATTTCACCGGCAGTATCCAGTAAAGGACAAGCCATCAATGGCGCACTCAATTGGCCTACAAGCATGCAGGGCGTTAGTGTTGATTATCTTAAAATCAGGGACTGGCCATTAAAAGAAGGAATTGCCTTTAGAGAATCTGATATTCATACCGCAAATAAAGTCTGTCTCATTGGTCAGACCGTAGCTGATAACATTTTTCCCTATGGGGTAAATCCAATAGGACAAATCATTCGCTTTAATAAAATTCCTTTCAGAATTATAGGTCTCCTCGAATCCAAAGGTGAGAATGCATTCGGACAGGATCAGGACGATGTGATTATTGCGCCCTTTACCACCGTGCAAAAAAGAATAACAAACTCCATTTATTTGCAGAATATTTATGCTTCAACGGCTGATGAAAGTCAGACTCAGTTGGCAACTGATGAGATTGAACAAATTATGCGAACGGCACATCGACTGAAAGCCAAAGACGAAGATGATTTTTCGGTACGAACACAAGCCGAGTTAATCAACACCTTTAGCTCAACAAGTCAACTATTGACCGTATTATTGACGGCAATTTCCGGAATTTCATTATTAATTGGCGGTATCGGAATTATGAATATTATGTACGTTTCGGTAACCGAAAGAACCAAAGAAATTGGATTGCGAATGTCAATTGGAGCAAACGGAAAGGATATTCTGCTGCAATTTTTAGTCGAAGCCATATTAATTAGTCTCACAGGCGGATTAATCGGGATAGTAGTGGGAATAGTAGCTTCTGAGCTGATACAGTTTTTCCTGCATTGGCCCACTTTAATTTCAGAATCTTCTGTGATTCTTTCCTTTTTGGTTTGTGCTGTCACAGGTATTTTTTTCGGATACTATCCGGCATTAAAGGCATCGAGATTAGATCCAATTGAAGCCCTGCATTTTGAATAA